In Nostoc sp. GT001, a genomic segment contains:
- a CDS encoding IS4 family transposase, which yields MKLKNFTDLNAWAVEQWGDAELGDTRRTQRAIAIGAAIAANPQGSLPDMMQGWNEIRAAYRLFAEDDVTHKALIQPHITETKQSATEIKSNVVLFIQDTTELDYTHHRQVKGLGHIGDGKGRGMMLHTCLAVVPLPLNPQILGLAGQIPWLRSQKKDNDNTLVEALPELLRTDGEGEIWAEMVESIGTAPTPQTGSIWVSVGDRGSDIFSYLRRAKALYWHCLVRVTQNRVITKPDATKGYLKAFARSLQPMAEKTVVLRGRNGEPKRQVNLQVAWSQLTIQPPAIGCERKQQLIDGWCIRCWEPEGDLEWILFTTVAVNAREDALMQLDWYATRWLIEEYHKCLKTGCAVEKRQLESASSLVRLLGFFAIVSVRLLQLRQLSRSNSQLKAHEYIPTIMLKVLVARLGLTNCELTLGEFFLAIARLGGFLGRKSDGLPGWQTLWRGWLRLQDMCWAADFITQSV from the coding sequence ATGAAGTTGAAAAATTTCACAGACCTCAATGCTTGGGCAGTTGAGCAATGGGGAGATGCCGAATTAGGGGATACTCGTCGTACGCAAAGAGCGATCGCTATCGGTGCAGCCATAGCTGCCAACCCGCAAGGGAGTTTACCAGATATGATGCAAGGCTGGAATGAAATTCGTGCTGCGTACCGATTATTTGCGGAAGACGATGTAACTCATAAGGCATTAATTCAACCTCACATCACGGAGACGAAACAAAGCGCAACTGAAATAAAATCCAATGTTGTTTTATTCATCCAAGACACAACAGAACTAGATTATACTCATCATCGGCAAGTTAAGGGATTAGGGCATATTGGAGATGGCAAAGGTAGAGGAATGATGCTACACACGTGTTTAGCAGTAGTACCGTTACCTTTGAATCCACAAATTTTGGGATTGGCAGGACAAATACCTTGGCTGCGTAGTCAAAAAAAGGACAATGACAACACGTTGGTGGAAGCGCTACCAGAACTATTGAGAACAGATGGTGAAGGGGAAATTTGGGCAGAGATGGTGGAATCCATCGGCACTGCACCAACACCACAAACTGGGTCAATTTGGGTAAGTGTCGGAGACAGGGGGAGTGATATTTTTTCTTACCTTCGACGAGCCAAAGCTTTGTACTGGCACTGCTTAGTACGAGTCACTCAAAACCGAGTGATTACTAAACCTGATGCCACCAAAGGGTATCTCAAGGCATTTGCTCGTTCTTTACAACCAATGGCGGAGAAAACTGTTGTTTTGCGTGGGCGCAACGGAGAACCCAAACGTCAAGTTAACTTACAAGTAGCTTGGTCTCAATTGACAATTCAACCCCCAGCAATTGGCTGTGAAAGAAAACAACAGCTAATAGATGGTTGGTGTATTCGTTGTTGGGAACCAGAAGGAGATTTAGAATGGATTCTATTTACCACTGTTGCTGTAAATGCTCGTGAGGATGCCCTCATGCAACTAGATTGGTATGCTACACGTTGGTTAATTGAAGAGTATCATAAGTGTCTCAAAACTGGTTGTGCTGTAGAAAAACGTCAATTGGAGTCAGCTTCATCACTGGTAAGGTTACTTGGCTTTTTTGCTATAGTTTCAGTCAGATTATTACAGTTACGCCAACTTAGTCGCAGCAATTCCCAACTGAAGGCACACGAGTACATACCTACAATTATGTTAAAAGTCTTAGTTGCTCGTCTTGGGTTGACAAATTGTGAGTTGACTTTGGGTGAATTCTTTTTAGCGATCGCTCGTTTGGGTGGTTTTCTTGGCCGCAAATCCGATGGTCTACCTGGTTGGCAGACCTTATGGCGAGGCTGGTTGCGATTACAGGATATGTGTTGGGCTGCTGATTTTATCACCCAGTCAGTTTAA
- a CDS encoding agenet domain-containing protein: MKNKVLFGAIFMATWVGTLIPSAFAASPCSVGQKAEVLWKEKWYPATVLQVNDEKCYITYDGYDSSWNEWVGTARFRASFQAGDAVRILWKGKWYPGQVLEVSNDLYKITYDGYDSSWDEWVEPARVSR; encoded by the coding sequence ATGAAAAACAAAGTATTGTTTGGTGCTATATTCATGGCAACTTGGGTAGGAACATTAATTCCCAGTGCTTTTGCTGCTTCACCTTGTTCTGTGGGACAAAAGGCTGAGGTTCTTTGGAAAGAAAAATGGTATCCAGCAACGGTACTTCAGGTTAATGATGAGAAGTGCTATATTACCTATGATGGTTATGATAGTTCCTGGAATGAATGGGTTGGCACTGCACGCTTTCGGGCATCATTTCAAGCTGGAGATGCAGTGAGAATTTTGTGGAAGGGTAAATGGTATCCAGGGCAGGTTTTAGAAGTTAGTAACGATCTTTATAAAATTACTTATGATGGCTACGATAGCTCTTGGGATGAGTGGGTTGAACCTGCAAGAGTAAGCAGATAG
- a CDS encoding phosphatidylglycerol lysyltransferase domain-containing protein: MTNNLKTQIGLWSAVFLTGLVGVVNLLSAVTPNLYGRTHWLKEFLPFEIRASGHIFAALTGFILLTLATNLLRRKRIAWLLTIALLVISICSHLLKGLDYEESLLSGVLLVQLILMRHSFTAQSDRPSIARGVRVLIGALLFTLAYGTIGFYLLDGKFSENFNWREAIVQTLAMFFTEDNWGLQPKSRFGEFFANSIYIIAAGTITYAIVMLLQPVFWRNLTTINEQRRVKEIVEQYGCSSLAALTLLNDKSYYFSPSGNSVIAYVPKGRGAIALGDPIGPIEDRKETIIAFWQFCQRNDWYPGFYQTMPDDVELYKSLGFKVLKIGEEAIVDLKSFTLQGKAGKNFRPSISRLTKLGYQIDFYQPPIANDLLHRLKPVSDEWLKMVQGSEKQFSLGWFDEAYLRECEIAVVHNPEGNISAFANIIREYQLNEATIDMMRHRASIENGTMDFLFISLLQHFKENGYDSFNFGLSALAGVGDNPESRRLEKVLHYLYEHLNRFYNFKGLHAYKDKFRPRWEPRYLVYPSLAALPDVVVALIRADSGDRLFDYFKPGA; encoded by the coding sequence ATGACAAATAATTTAAAAACTCAGATTGGACTTTGGAGTGCAGTTTTCCTAACAGGTTTAGTCGGAGTAGTAAATTTATTATCAGCAGTGACACCTAACCTCTATGGGCGGACTCACTGGTTAAAGGAATTTTTACCATTTGAAATTCGTGCCAGTGGTCATATATTTGCAGCATTGACTGGATTTATTTTATTAACACTTGCTACTAATTTATTACGCCGGAAAAGAATAGCCTGGTTACTGACCATTGCTTTACTAGTAATTTCCATTTGCAGCCACTTGCTGAAGGGACTGGACTATGAAGAAAGTCTACTCTCTGGAGTTTTACTAGTGCAATTAATCTTGATGCGCCATTCTTTCACGGCGCAATCAGACCGTCCTTCCATTGCACGGGGAGTCAGAGTGCTGATAGGCGCTTTATTATTTACCCTGGCATACGGAACGATTGGATTTTACTTGTTAGACGGCAAATTTTCAGAAAATTTTAACTGGCGCGAAGCGATAGTTCAGACTTTGGCGATGTTCTTCACCGAAGATAACTGGGGACTGCAACCAAAGAGCCGATTTGGAGAATTTTTTGCTAATTCTATCTATATTATTGCCGCAGGTACTATTACTTATGCAATAGTAATGCTCTTGCAACCTGTGTTTTGGCGCAATCTAACAACTATAAATGAGCAACGCAGAGTTAAAGAAATTGTCGAGCAATATGGATGTTCTTCTTTAGCAGCGCTCACACTCTTAAATGATAAAAGTTATTATTTCAGTCCTTCGGGTAATAGTGTAATTGCTTATGTTCCCAAAGGACGGGGCGCGATCGCATTAGGAGATCCCATCGGCCCCATTGAAGACCGCAAAGAGACAATTATTGCTTTCTGGCAGTTTTGTCAGCGTAATGACTGGTATCCTGGCTTTTACCAAACTATGCCCGATGATGTAGAGCTTTACAAGTCATTGGGGTTTAAGGTACTCAAGATTGGAGAGGAAGCGATCGTTGACTTAAAAAGTTTTACCTTACAAGGTAAAGCCGGTAAAAACTTTAGACCATCAATCAGTCGTTTAACTAAGTTAGGATACCAAATCGACTTTTACCAACCACCCATCGCCAATGATTTATTGCACCGACTCAAACCTGTGAGTGATGAATGGTTGAAAATGGTACAAGGTTCAGAAAAACAATTTTCTTTGGGTTGGTTTGACGAAGCTTACCTGCGAGAGTGCGAGATTGCTGTGGTGCATAATCCTGAAGGTAATATCAGCGCCTTTGCCAACATTATTCGAGAGTACCAACTTAACGAAGCGACTATTGACATGATGCGACATCGTGCTTCCATTGAAAATGGCACAATGGACTTTCTATTTATTTCCCTGCTCCAGCATTTTAAAGAGAATGGCTACGACAGCTTTAATTTCGGTCTTTCTGCGCTAGCGGGAGTTGGAGATAACCCCGAATCGCGCCGCTTGGAGAAAGTATTGCACTATCTTTACGAGCATTTGAATCGCTTCTACAACTTCAAGGGATTGCACGCCTACAAAGACAAGTTCCGTCCCCGTTGGGAACCGCGTTACTTGGTTTACCCCAGTTTAGCTGCCTTACCAGATGTAGTTGTAGCATTGATTCGTGCAGATTCAGGCGATCGCCTTTTTGATTATTTCAAACCCGGAGCCTAA
- a CDS encoding alpha/beta hydrolase-fold protein, which translates to MKISKFLIGLVGAIALLTSAGYYYVFILGAPQLDPPKKEANTGLKFQLATFNSQAMGAVRNYGVILPPSYNKNPQKRYPVIFLLHGGHDDARAYADKYALLDVLHELYQSGKLPPSIVITPDGNDNRGSSPLYDPDYFDGPNGKIGTLIGSELVQVVKSRYRTLEEPQFWALGGLSSGGWGAFNIGLRYLNNFQILFSHSGYFTDDSGSQNSPQQIVQQLPVKDRKRLRVYLDAGVNDPNLLASTKAFNETLNKLGIAHVFYAFPGGHGLSGANVGWNYFHKHLKDSLSYVGEQFKKLGVRS; encoded by the coding sequence ATGAAGATTTCTAAATTTTTAATTGGCTTAGTAGGAGCGATCGCACTCCTCACGAGCGCAGGTTATTATTATGTATTCATCTTAGGTGCGCCACAACTAGACCCACCCAAAAAAGAGGCAAATACTGGGCTAAAGTTTCAATTAGCAACCTTCAACTCCCAAGCGATGGGTGCAGTCCGTAACTACGGCGTGATTTTGCCCCCTAGTTATAATAAAAATCCCCAAAAGCGCTACCCTGTGATATTCTTACTACACGGGGGTCATGATGATGCTCGTGCCTATGCTGATAAATACGCACTTTTAGACGTATTGCATGAACTTTATCAAAGTGGAAAATTACCGCCATCGATTGTGATTACACCTGATGGTAATGATAATCGCGGTTCTAGTCCTTTATACGACCCCGATTACTTTGATGGGCCGAATGGCAAAATAGGGACTTTGATTGGTTCAGAATTAGTACAAGTTGTCAAGTCGCGCTACCGCACTTTGGAAGAACCCCAATTTTGGGCACTAGGAGGTCTATCTTCTGGAGGATGGGGTGCATTTAATATTGGATTGCGCTATCTCAACAACTTTCAGATTTTGTTTAGCCATAGCGGTTACTTTACTGATGATAGCGGTTCACAAAATAGTCCTCAACAAATTGTGCAACAGCTACCAGTTAAAGATAGGAAGCGATTGCGTGTTTACCTAGATGCAGGTGTGAACGATCCTAATTTGTTAGCCTCTACCAAAGCCTTCAACGAAACCTTAAATAAATTAGGCATTGCTCACGTATTTTATGCATTTCCTGGAGGTCATGGTTTGTCTGGTGCTAATGTAGGTTGGAACTACTTTCACAAACATCTTAAAGATTCACTCTCCTATGTAGGGGAACAGTTTAAAAAGTTAGGAGTTAGGAGTTAA
- a CDS encoding IS701 family transposase, with translation MDVELQILKHLARDAHPTVATIDEYCAEYKDLFREVRNYECFKYLHLGIMSQIQRKSLPEIAKVVSINSAQSLHHFLANSDWSVNKLKQRRLNRLKKELDGQAITVVIDETGDRKKGKKTDYVARQYLGSVGKIDNGIVSVNAYGVYSNITFPLIVKVFKPKGTLKESDKYKTKIELASEIITELIESGFNIELVLADSLYGESSQFIRKIAEYNLAYVVSIRSNHGVWLPAGERVRANKWCKFERTFSNQKSEVRYIREIIYGKKRAITYWEITTDPETMPENSTSFVMTNLQGNLKKTLGDLYGLRTWVEYGFRQCKQELGWTDYRFTNFQHIERWWEIIFCVYTMISLNSPAFLGLNQSRHIETEAEENSDVDFSNHPQWNREYGWKNTLNNLRLIIQPLLLFWLIYPWLSIFPNSHLLLGFNHLIAAMNQFKPGYGSG, from the coding sequence ATGGATGTAGAATTACAAATCTTGAAACATTTGGCAAGAGATGCTCACCCAACAGTTGCCACCATAGATGAATATTGTGCAGAGTATAAAGACCTGTTTAGAGAAGTAAGAAATTATGAGTGCTTCAAATATTTACATCTGGGAATAATGTCCCAAATTCAAAGAAAATCATTACCAGAGATAGCGAAAGTTGTAAGTATTAACTCAGCTCAGTCATTACATCATTTTCTAGCCAATTCAGATTGGTCAGTAAATAAGTTAAAACAACGAAGATTAAATAGATTGAAGAAAGAATTAGATGGTCAAGCAATTACAGTAGTCATAGATGAAACCGGAGATAGAAAAAAAGGTAAAAAGACTGATTATGTGGCTAGACAATATTTGGGAAGCGTGGGGAAGATAGATAATGGGATAGTTTCAGTTAATGCTTATGGAGTTTACTCTAATATAACTTTTCCATTAATTGTAAAAGTATTTAAACCAAAAGGAACACTAAAGGAGTCAGATAAATACAAAACGAAAATAGAGTTAGCATCAGAAATTATTACAGAGCTAATTGAATCAGGGTTTAATATTGAATTAGTACTGGCTGATAGCTTATATGGTGAAAGTAGTCAATTTATTAGAAAAATAGCTGAATATAATTTAGCTTATGTTGTATCAATTAGAAGTAATCATGGAGTTTGGTTGCCAGCAGGAGAAAGGGTTAGGGCGAATAAATGGTGTAAATTTGAGAGAACATTTAGCAATCAAAAATCAGAAGTTAGATACATTAGGGAAATAATTTATGGTAAAAAAAGAGCCATAACTTACTGGGAAATAACTACTGATCCAGAAACCATGCCAGAAAATTCTACTTCTTTTGTGATGACAAATCTTCAAGGTAATCTCAAGAAAACTTTAGGCGACTTATATGGATTAAGAACCTGGGTAGAATATGGTTTTCGGCAGTGTAAACAGGAACTAGGCTGGACAGATTACCGTTTCACCAATTTCCAACATATTGAGAGGTGGTGGGAGATTATTTTTTGTGTTTACACGATGATTAGTTTAAATTCTCCCGCCTTCTTAGGCTTAAATCAATCTCGTCACATTGAGACTGAGGCAGAAGAAAATAGTGATGTTGATTTTTCTAATCATCCGCAATGGAACCGCGAATACGGATGGAAAAATACTTTAAATAATCTGCGTCTAATTATCCAACCACTCTTACTATTTTGGTTGATTTATCCCTGGTTAAGCATTTTCCCTAATTCACACTTATTGCTAGGATTCAATCATTTAATTGCTGCAATGAATCAATTTAAACCTGGTTATGGTTCTGGATAA
- a CDS encoding alpha/beta hydrolase-fold protein, giving the protein MNYKQSKTLLLFSVLTLVSCNFYQSVVAKPPQQQNLQTTPSVVPIQRNTSNSETPLTYKIETYDSQAMGASRTYGVSLPPGYEQNPKQRYPVIFLLHGGHGNPSDWFIQNKGQALKTLEQLYTTGKLPPSIIITPDGNDKRGSSPYRDPEYIDGPNGKVSTAVGDELVKVVQSRYRTINNPDFWAIGGLSSGGWGAMNVGLHNLDRFSILFSHSGYFQDKSGPTNSPIFYIKTIPIQAQKRLKIYLDSGTSDIDELKEAERFSKVLNQLKIYNSFRQFPGSHTWQYWRKHLADSLTFVGEQFRASETANLADKTLSINHKKCSK; this is encoded by the coding sequence ATGAACTACAAACAATCTAAAACTCTCTTGCTATTTTCAGTATTAACTCTAGTTAGCTGTAATTTTTACCAAAGTGTCGTTGCAAAACCACCGCAACAGCAGAATTTACAAACAACGCCTTCCGTTGTTCCAATCCAGCGCAATACTAGCAACTCAGAAACTCCCCTAACCTATAAAATTGAAACTTACGATAGTCAAGCAATGGGTGCAAGTCGCACTTATGGCGTTTCTTTACCTCCTGGCTACGAGCAAAACCCCAAACAAAGGTATCCTGTAATCTTTCTCCTCCACGGTGGACATGGTAATCCCAGTGATTGGTTTATTCAGAATAAGGGACAAGCTCTCAAGACATTAGAACAACTTTATACTACAGGTAAGTTGCCACCCAGTATCATCATTACACCAGATGGCAACGACAAACGTGGCTCTAGTCCGTACCGAGATCCCGAATATATCGATGGCCCTAATGGTAAAGTCTCTACAGCCGTGGGCGATGAGTTAGTAAAAGTTGTGCAAAGCCGTTATCGGACAATAAATAATCCAGATTTTTGGGCGATAGGTGGTTTATCTTCTGGTGGTTGGGGAGCAATGAATGTGGGATTACATAACCTGGATCGTTTCTCGATTTTATTTAGTCATAGTGGTTATTTTCAAGATAAAAGTGGCCCGACGAATAGTCCAATATTTTATATCAAAACCATTCCTATACAAGCTCAAAAAAGGTTAAAAATCTACCTGGATTCGGGTACATCAGATATTGATGAACTCAAGGAAGCCGAGCGATTTAGTAAAGTACTAAATCAACTTAAAATTTATAATTCATTTCGTCAGTTTCCTGGCAGTCACACTTGGCAATACTGGCGGAAGCATTTAGCAGATTCATTAACATTTGTCGGCGAACAATTTCGAGCTTCAGAAACAGCAAATCTGGCTGATAAAACTTTAAGTATTAATCATAAAAAATGCTCAAAATAA
- a CDS encoding lysylphosphatidylglycerol synthase domain-containing protein, giving the protein MLKKLQLNFSSLFGLLLLVLSLLAIANELRQYNYRDILNSLAAIPKSRVSWAIWLTTLGYLVMIGYDILGFNYINRSLSWNKIAFTNFISSAFSNTIGFALLTGSAIRYRFYASWGVSAVAIAQVIAFANFTFWLGMFAVAGFLFIINPLKIPTQLHLPFATVRPIGVIFLLLVAAYLLGSIFIKQPLIIRGHEFRFPSFKISLAQIAISSFDWILAAAVLYVLLPSNISLSYLDFLGIYLLAMFAGVVSNVPGGLGVFETIILLILSSKVSAAAVLGSMLAYRGVYYFFPLLVAAGLLGIYEIRFRARNLQK; this is encoded by the coding sequence ATGCTTAAAAAGCTGCAACTAAATTTCAGTTCTTTGTTTGGCTTGTTGCTGCTGGTGCTTTCCCTATTGGCGATCGCAAACGAATTACGTCAGTATAATTATCGTGATATCCTCAACTCTCTAGCTGCTATTCCCAAAAGTCGCGTAAGTTGGGCAATTTGGCTGACAACTTTGGGCTATCTAGTGATGATTGGGTACGATATCTTAGGTTTTAACTACATTAATCGTTCTTTAAGCTGGAATAAGATAGCTTTCACTAACTTTATTAGCTCTGCATTTAGTAATACCATCGGTTTTGCCTTACTGACTGGCAGTGCTATCCGTTATCGATTTTATGCTAGTTGGGGAGTTTCAGCAGTTGCGATCGCTCAAGTAATTGCTTTCGCCAATTTCACCTTTTGGTTAGGGATGTTTGCTGTTGCAGGTTTCTTATTTATCATCAACCCCCTGAAGATTCCCACTCAATTACATTTACCTTTTGCTACTGTACGTCCCATCGGCGTAATTTTTCTGCTATTAGTTGCAGCTTATTTACTAGGAAGTATTTTTATCAAACAACCATTAATAATTCGCGGACATGAATTTAGATTTCCTTCTTTTAAAATCTCCTTGGCTCAAATAGCAATTTCTAGTTTTGACTGGATTCTTGCAGCAGCAGTTCTTTATGTTTTACTTCCTAGCAATATATCTTTGTCATATTTAGACTTTTTGGGAATTTATTTACTAGCGATGTTTGCAGGTGTGGTTAGTAATGTTCCCGGTGGTTTGGGAGTATTTGAAACTATAATTTTGCTGATTCTCTCCTCAAAAGTTTCGGCGGCGGCAGTTTTGGGTTCAATGTTAGCTTATCGGGGAGTCTACTATTTCTTCCCTTTGCTAGTAGCAGCAGGTTTGCTCGGAATTTATGAAATTAGATTTAGAGCCAGAAACTTACAAAAATGA